AGATCGGCTGCTCGCCCCCATCCCCAATCACCTCGTCGCCCTTGAACTGATTGTGGCCGGAACTATTCAGGGAATGATCGCGGGGATTTTCGTTCTCCCGGCGGGACGCCTGATTATGGGCGCCATTCCAGGGCTCGCCCTTTCAAACCTGCCGCACATCCTCGGCATCACCATCCTCGGCGCTGCCACGTTCAGCGCGCTCGGATTGGTGATGGGCTGCGCCATTCAGCCGCAGCAGATTGGACTGATGTTCAGTTCCATTATTAGTCCGATGATATTTTTCGGGTGCACCTACTATCCGTGGAAGGCGCTCGACAAAGTGCCAGTGATGAAATACGCGGTACTCGTGAATCCACTGGTCTATGTGGCGGAGGGGATGCGCGGCGCCATCACGCCTGATGTGCCGCACATGGATCCGCTCGTCGTGGCGCTGGTGCTGGTGGGGCTGCTCTACGTCTTTTGGTATTTTGGGAAACGCGCCTTTCTCAAACGCGCCGTTTCGTGACCCCGCATCGCGGGTGCGACGCCGCATGACCAGCTTTCTGCGCGGGGTTTGGATCCTGCTGATCGCTGCAGCACCGCTGGCGGCGCAGCCACGCGCCGTGTTCCGCGGCAACGTGCTCGTCGATGGCAACGATGCGCCCATTGTAGGCGCCGAAGTGTCGCTCCCGCAGTTGGCGATCATCGTGCATACCGATTCCACTGGCGCCTTTCGCATTCCCGGTATTCTCGCCGGACGCCATCAAGTGAGTGTGCGGCGCGTCGGATTTCAGTCACTCGTGACGGTGCTCGATTTCGTCGCCGGAGATTCCGTGGATACCGATCTGCTGCTCGCCCCAGTCGTCACGACCACGGGCGCGAACGGGCAGGCCCTACCCGGCGTCGTGGTCACCGCGGCCGCACCGGTGCGGGGCAAGCTCTCCGAGTTTGAGGAGCGGCGGACCATGGGCGCCGGCGGCCACTTCCTCACGGAAGAACAACTCTCCAAGATGGAAGGGCGCCGCATGTCGGAAGCCCTCGCGACAGCCGGAGTCCCCG
This region of Gemmatimonadota bacterium genomic DNA includes:
- a CDS encoding carboxypeptidase regulatory-like domain-containing protein, with translation MTSFLRGVWILLIAAAPLAAQPRAVFRGNVLVDGNDAPIVGAEVSLPQLAIIVHTDSTGAFRIPGILAGRHQVSVRRVGFQSLVTVLDFVAGDSVDTDLLLAPVVTTTGANGQALPGVVVTAAAPVRGKLSEFEERRTMGAGGHFLTEEQLSKMEGRRMSEALATAGVPVVIGSTNAAWVASSRGTQSVLRGPKPTKWDVSKGAKPNACYAAVAVDGVLVYQGHEEEPLFDINSLAPNAIAGVEFYAGGASMPAKFNGTRNSCGLVLVWTK
- a CDS encoding ABC transporter permease; this translates as MTAVATERDVPTSYVFFAMLRRDIRVARRELPFFLVRTAMQPLLLMIVFGYLMPKLGVMQKGYTATLLPGVLALSLALSSVQSVALPMVTQFGFSKEIEDRLLAPIPNHLVALELIVAGTIQGMIAGIFVLPAGRLIMGAIPGLALSNLPHILGITILGAATFSALGLVMGCAIQPQQIGLMFSSIISPMIFFGCTYYPWKALDKVPVMKYAVLVNPLVYVAEGMRGAITPDVPHMDPLVVALVLVGLLYVFWYFGKRAFLKRAVS